Proteins found in one Haloferax litoreum genomic segment:
- a CDS encoding chemotaxis protein CheC, producing the protein MNQSTTGQHRIDIEKLGVLNYLGELGVTGVESRLGKLAGKSTAVRSEVVKNGFVDEDSVDLAFPSEKRLGVRVGLNGVPHGCILVLFPPASAKRAVRMMLADTNEDVADVSNDMAVSSIVELGGMVANGFLDALADTFDQHIATWPPVTRNSQLPQIIERAVTDEDDRGLYLETKFHITSHDIDVELYLFPENEVFVEILNRLDMDTVAAGVES; encoded by the coding sequence ATGAATCAATCAACGACGGGACAGCACCGAATCGACATCGAAAAGCTCGGCGTCTTGAACTATCTCGGCGAGTTGGGCGTCACCGGTGTCGAATCTCGACTCGGAAAACTGGCCGGAAAATCCACCGCCGTCCGCTCCGAAGTCGTCAAAAACGGGTTCGTCGACGAGGACAGTGTCGACCTGGCGTTCCCGTCGGAGAAGCGACTCGGCGTCAGAGTCGGCCTCAACGGCGTTCCCCACGGGTGCATCCTCGTGTTGTTCCCGCCAGCGAGTGCGAAACGCGCCGTCCGAATGATGCTCGCAGATACCAACGAGGACGTCGCCGACGTGTCGAACGACATGGCGGTCAGTTCCATCGTCGAACTCGGTGGGATGGTCGCAAACGGGTTCCTCGACGCGCTTGCAGACACGTTCGACCAGCACATCGCGACGTGGCCACCGGTCACGCGAAATAGCCAACTGCCACAGATTATCGAGCGAGCAGTCACCGACGAAGACGACAGAGGCCTCTACCTCGAGACGAAGTTCCACATCACGAGCCACGACATCGACGTCGAACTCTACTTGTTCCCGGAGAACGAGGTGTTCGTCGAGATTCTGAACCGCCTCGACATGGACACAGTTGCCGCGGGGGTCGAGTCGTGA
- a CDS encoding nucleotide-binding protein → MVEAFAVASGKGGTGKTTSTLALGMALAEEYDVTVIDADTGMANLLFHAGLDDADVTLHDLLVEDRDASVDDAVYERFGMSVVPCGTSLAAFEAADPIRLRDVVAELARDTDVLLLDSPAALGSKSAVLPIVLADRIVVVLQPTVPSLSDGLKVQEYAHSYGTDTAGVVFNRVRPDENVDRIAEQASRYFGGQTLASVPESDAVRAARRAGEPLLAHAPDDAAADAFREAAARLDVRDGDGRDVAERFKSAVVPDRV, encoded by the coding sequence ATGGTCGAGGCGTTCGCCGTCGCCAGTGGGAAAGGCGGCACGGGAAAGACGACGAGTACGCTCGCGCTGGGGATGGCGCTCGCCGAGGAGTACGACGTGACCGTCATCGACGCCGACACGGGGATGGCGAACCTGCTGTTTCACGCCGGTCTGGACGACGCCGACGTGACCCTCCACGACTTGCTCGTCGAGGACCGAGACGCCAGCGTCGACGACGCCGTCTACGAGCGATTCGGGATGTCCGTCGTCCCCTGTGGAACGAGTCTCGCCGCGTTCGAAGCGGCAGACCCGATACGACTCCGTGACGTGGTCGCCGAACTCGCTCGCGACACCGACGTGCTCTTGCTCGACTCGCCCGCCGCCCTCGGGTCGAAGAGTGCGGTCTTACCAATCGTACTCGCCGACCGAATCGTCGTCGTCTTGCAACCGACGGTACCGTCACTGTCGGACGGGCTGAAGGTACAGGAGTACGCCCACTCGTACGGGACCGACACGGCAGGTGTCGTGTTCAATCGCGTCCGACCGGACGAGAACGTCGACCGAATCGCCGAACAGGCGAGTCGCTACTTCGGGGGACAGACTCTCGCGTCGGTTCCAGAGAGTGACGCCGTCCGGGCCGCCCGTCGGGCCGGTGAACCCCTGTTGGCACACGCGCCGGACGACGCGGCGGCAGACGCCTTTCGCGAGGCGGCAGCACGACTGGACGTGCGCGATGGTGACGGTCGAGACGTCGCAGAGCGGTTCAAGAGCGCCGTCGTCCCCGACCGCGTATGA
- a CDS encoding chemotaxis protein CheD: MKTFDFGDDDVESTREERLVGVSGYHVTSEGETLIAYGLGACIAIALWDTDSKVGALAHTLLPRQDTGLGASSGKYVDAAIQTMLREMVEAGAGYSTIEARLVGGADIFELKALGKGVGTKNVAVAREELDRLDVPIVAEATGGEHGRTVEFDTATGRLEVTTAHADDVEVL, encoded by the coding sequence GTGAAGACGTTCGACTTCGGCGACGACGACGTGGAGTCGACTCGCGAAGAACGCCTCGTCGGTGTCTCTGGATATCACGTCACGAGCGAGGGCGAGACGCTCATCGCCTACGGCCTCGGCGCGTGCATCGCCATCGCACTCTGGGATACCGACAGCAAAGTCGGAGCACTCGCACACACACTCTTGCCACGGCAGGACACGGGTCTCGGTGCATCCTCGGGGAAGTACGTCGACGCCGCCATCCAGACGATGCTCCGCGAGATGGTCGAAGCGGGCGCTGGGTACTCGACTATCGAAGCGCGACTCGTCGGCGGCGCGGATATCTTCGAACTCAAAGCGCTCGGCAAGGGTGTCGGCACGAAGAACGTCGCCGTCGCCCGCGAGGAACTCGACCGTCTCGACGTTCCCATCGTCGCCGAAGCGACTGGTGGCGAACACGGTCGAACCGTCGAGTTCGACACCGCGACCGGACGACTCGAAGTCACCACCGCACACGCTGACGACGTCGAAGTACTGTAG
- a CDS encoding chemotaxis protein CheC → MKLNVNALGTFYEMAREGAGLAATRLNSMSEFDSRVKVTRLHFTHRSEIRNELDDGGEKVGIRVTMDGELSGTSLLLFDHESALSVAGTLVDDVDDEATNELATSAIVELCHIMNSGFVDGWADVLQAEIDVSAPEYVIGDTATAFIDEDEFTNMHEELALVFQSQIETTGTEFGFEHYLIPEHDSISRLFETQTDDEGIEYEKLAGFDQMAQHGATRVAENLTRMTNIEMGVDIRRINFISLDAIPETVPNEPLVSVAFSFSGTLGGYLLFLFDPKSANELVAATVGESPGGGLGAFEQDAIKELSNVMTSGLLDGWANMLDATIDHSTPAYSHDMGAAVVDPLIVGLSEVQEFAFVFDTRIHAVDREFDVDIYAIPDESDLEAALDRLDARRIDESLEHDVEETEFEAQEFDADVVEEIAAGTFEEVDDL, encoded by the coding sequence GTGAAGTTAAACGTCAACGCACTCGGCACGTTCTACGAGATGGCCCGCGAGGGTGCTGGACTCGCCGCGACGCGCCTGAACTCGATGTCGGAGTTCGATAGCCGTGTGAAAGTCACCCGACTCCACTTCACGCACCGCTCTGAGATTCGCAACGAACTCGACGACGGCGGCGAGAAAGTCGGGATTCGTGTCACCATGGACGGCGAACTCTCGGGGACCTCTCTCTTGTTGTTCGACCACGAGAGCGCACTCTCGGTGGCCGGCACACTCGTCGACGACGTGGACGACGAAGCGACCAACGAACTGGCGACGAGCGCCATCGTCGAACTCTGTCACATCATGAACAGTGGGTTCGTCGATGGATGGGCCGACGTGCTGCAGGCGGAAATCGACGTGTCCGCCCCCGAGTACGTCATCGGCGACACGGCGACGGCGTTCATCGACGAGGACGAGTTCACCAACATGCACGAGGAGTTGGCACTCGTCTTCCAGAGCCAAATCGAGACGACCGGGACCGAATTCGGGTTCGAACACTACCTCATCCCCGAACACGACTCTATCTCTCGTCTCTTCGAGACGCAGACGGACGACGAGGGTATCGAGTACGAGAAACTCGCCGGGTTCGACCAGATGGCCCAGCACGGTGCCACCCGCGTCGCCGAAAACCTCACACGGATGACGAACATCGAGATGGGCGTCGACATCCGCCGTATCAACTTCATCTCGCTCGACGCCATCCCGGAGACGGTTCCGAACGAACCACTCGTCAGCGTCGCGTTCAGTTTCAGTGGGACACTCGGCGGGTACCTCCTGTTCCTGTTCGACCCGAAGTCGGCGAACGAACTCGTCGCCGCCACCGTCGGCGAGTCTCCCGGCGGCGGACTCGGTGCCTTCGAGCAGGACGCCATCAAAGAGTTGAGCAACGTCATGACGAGTGGCCTCCTCGACGGGTGGGCGAACATGCTCGACGCGACCATCGACCACTCGACGCCTGCCTACTCTCACGACATGGGTGCCGCAGTCGTCGACCCCCTCATCGTCGGTCTGAGCGAGGTTCAGGAGTTCGCATTCGTCTTCGACACGCGCATCCACGCCGTCGACAGGGAGTTCGACGTGGATATCTACGCGATTCCAGACGAGTCGGACCTCGAAGCGGCACTGGACCGACTCGACGCCCGACGCATCGACGAGTCGCTGGAACACGACGTCGAAGAGACCGAGTTCGAAGCTCAAGAGTTCGACGCCGACGTCGTCGAAGAGATTGCGGCCGGCACGTTCGAGGAGGTCGACGACCTGTGA
- a CDS encoding OsmC family protein: MSTETQSRILTFDVSAQAESHTKTRISTRDFEFVVDEPATLGGTDVGPNPVEYLLGALAGCMNVTAHQVAREMDLDVRDLEINIAGDLDPAKFMGMSDDSRAGYEEIRVDISATVDASDETIQTWLSAVEERCPVSDNLTNGTPLALSFTFQ, translated from the coding sequence ATGTCCACAGAAACTCAGTCTCGAATCCTCACCTTCGACGTCAGCGCACAGGCGGAAAGCCACACCAAGACCCGCATCTCGACCCGCGACTTCGAGTTCGTCGTCGACGAACCTGCCACACTCGGTGGGACCGACGTCGGCCCGAACCCCGTCGAGTACCTCCTCGGTGCACTCGCCGGGTGCATGAACGTCACCGCCCACCAGGTCGCCCGCGAGATGGACCTCGACGTACGTGACCTCGAAATCAACATCGCGGGTGACCTCGACCCCGCGAAGTTCATGGGGATGAGCGACGACTCCCGCGCAGGCTACGAAGAGATTCGTGTCGACATCTCGGCCACCGTCGACGCGTCCGACGAGACCATCCAAACGTGGCTCTCGGCGGTCGAAGAACGCTGCCCGGTGAGCGACAATCTCACCAACGGCACCCCGCTCGCACTCTCGTTTACGTTCCAGTGA